In Euphorbia lathyris chromosome 9, ddEupLath1.1, whole genome shotgun sequence, the following are encoded in one genomic region:
- the LOC136207196 gene encoding uncharacterized protein isoform X3 — protein MEIELEPRVKPLSFKVKGMSRESPSQKASFVLDADLRSHWSSGTNTKEWILLELDEPCLLSHLRIYNKSVLEWEISVGLRYKPETFVKVRPRCEAPRRDMIYPMNYTPCRYVRISCLRGNPIAIFFFQLIGVSVSGLEPEFQPVVNHLLPNIILHKQDAQDMHLQLLQDMTNRLLVFLPQLEVELASFADAADQNLRFLAMLVGPWYPILHIVNERETTRTSGSVSDSEVSKNNQLSSSITVSSNFEPRRSRGMPPCTSSNSSSMVFRSDAVFVLLRKAYRESDLGTFCRTASRILYKLTEPVAVQEDPASATEVSSTLDEIPKTEVLNPLALADYSSLLGEEFQMPDDHWDLSILNLLDIGAVEEGILHVLYACASQPMLCHRLAESRSEFWSALPLVQALLPALRPSMSSLGENVDDTFSQWQQPFVQQALSQIVAMSCSIVYHPLLHACAGYLSSYSPSHAKAACVLIDLCSSVLGPWMAQVIAKVDLTVELLEDLLGIMQGARLSPSRARAALKYVVLALSGHMDDMLGKYKEVKHKILFLLEMLEPFIDPAIYAPRSTIAFGDVSFTFMENQEQSCVVALNIIRIAVQKPAVLSSLESEWRRGSVAPSVLLSILEPHMQLPPEIDLCKSPISKFFEHEMLTASSHSSVRYSGTSSKSNSQDDSDGKVDSPDSSVKMDIFEDASLLFAPVELRTIVLTNVSGSPKEHILDSSCEDPSSELKRAVEKKFTDLFPNGLVLDADAHSEYFNLQADYFQLISYGDCELRASEFRRLALDLHSQNDMALEGHDAAVDALLLAAECYVNPFFMMSFRSSPKITSPVIANERSTKSYEIRELGISSKKNIFDLEKIALLEKKRDKIVLQILLEAAELDRKFQRSLPDGESVPPHLEDIDGQVIDLTSNDVECADAVTLIRQNQALLCSFLIRWLKKEQHSMHEILMHCLIFLLHSATHLYCAPEEVIDIILGSAEYLNAMLTSFYHQSKVGNLQLDVEKIHGVQRRWALLQRLVIASSVGEGSEFAVNVNSRYRCGSLIPLSAWVQRISVFSHSSYPLVRFLGWMAISRNAEQFIKERLFLASDLSQLTCLLAIFSDELAAVDNVLNQEKHGRIGQLGFNQDSPIHQRFEFSDQQHGDQSFRAIYPDINKFFPNLKKQFETFGEHILEAVGLQLQSLSSTVVPDILCWFSDVCSWQLLRNSHVTSHTVSDHLKGYVAKNAKAIIFYILEAIVTEHMEAMVPEMPRVVQILVSLCRASYCDVPFLESIMCLLKPLISYSFSKVPDEEKTLVDDCCLNFESLCFQELFVNIRQKNENGDVPAEKEYCKALMIFILASVFNDLSFQRRREILNSLTLWADFTSFEPTTSFHDYLCAFQTVLESCKVLLVQTLRVFGFLPIQLDKFYDVNEGSLPDSSLEKGSWFLSDIYHNSNSEKMERDDFDFVASKQQDYHLSVEEVKDFSKGLENILAKLNPTLELCWNLHHHLVKKLVITSAECFVYSRCLSSIHPQVQNAEADSCENSFAIKPVEDFSVHWRIGIQGLADFTLKLQESHCWETTSLLLDCLLGVPFYFQLDNVIGAICCTIKSFSCSAPKIVSRLRSDKWLSTLFVRGTHNLRESDRPLTDLLGTLLGHAEPEQRFIALKHLGQLAGQAANGEAVLQSKIFCNNFTQPSLAFSVPEPFLSLMVSSTWDQVVLLASSDTLLTLRTHAMALLLSYIPYASQQQLQSFLAGADSVLHFLGKTALPTCEGPLLRLSLALVAGACLYSSAEDISLIPQEVWRNIESIGLSRTGGKAGDLEKNACEVLCKLRNEGSEAKEALREVLYSNSLKEVDSDFGSTREAILQVLSNLTSVHSYFEIFSEKMDEEAMELQEAEIELGILHKENEVEESSKQTKKEKQISSVGASVKHDSRLQEIKDRISTLEKAKLQEHIIANRQRKLLMRSARRKYLEEAALREEELLRELDRERTAEAEKEIERRQLLELERAKTRELRHNLDMEKERQMQASRQVSGEGTWKIR, from the exons ATGGAGATAGAATTAGAGCCGAGAGTGAAGCCACTCAGCTTCAAAGTGAAGGGAATGTCGAGGGAATCCCCATCTCAAAAGGCCTCTTTTGTTCTTGACGCTGACCTCCGCTCCCACTGGTCTTCCGGCACCAATACCAAAGAGTGGATCCTTCTCGAACTCGAC GAACCTTGCTTGCTTTCtcatttacggatatataacaAGTCAGTACTTGAGTGGGAAATCTCTGTTGGTTTGCGTTACAAG CCGGAGACATTTGTAAAAGTTCGGCCACGCTGTGAAGCTCCTCGCCGTGATATGATATATCCTATGAACTACACTCCATGCCGCTATGTGAGGATATCTTGTTTACGTGGAAATCCCATAGCCATTTTTTTCTTTCAG CTTATTGGGGTTTCAGTAAGTGGTCTTGAACCAGAGTTTCAACCAGTTGTCAACCACTTGTTACCAAACATTATATTGCACAAGCAAGATGCTCAGGATATGCATCTTCAG TTGCTTCAAGACATGACAAACCGGCTGCTAGTCTTTCTTCCCCAACTTGAG GTAGAATTAGCCAGTTTCGCAGATGCTGCTGATCAGAACTTACGTTTTCTTGCAATGCTGGTGGGCCCATGGTACCCAATACTTCATATTGTGAATGAAAG AGAGACTACAAGGACTTCAGGCAGTGTCTCTGACTCTGAAGTTTCTAAGAACAATCAGCTGTCATCTTCCATAACCGTTTCTTCTAACTTTGAG CCAAGAAGATCACGAGGCATGCCACCATGTACCTCGTCAAATTCCAGTTCCATGGTGTTCCGCTCGGATGCAGTTTTTGTTTTATTGAGAAAGGCATACAGAGAATCTGATCTGGGAACTTTTTGCAGAACG GCTTCAAGGATCCTTTACAAGCTTACGGAGCCTGTTGCAGTGCAAGAAGACCCAGCTTCTGCCACTGAAGTTTCTTCTACTCTAGATGAAATACCAAAAACTGAAGTACTGAATCCCCTTGCCTTGGCTGATTACTCAAGTTTGCTTGGAGAAGAATTTCAGATGCCTGATGATCATTGGGATTTGAGCATTCTAAATCTTTTGGATATAGGGGCAGTTGAAGAAGGCATTTTACATGTTCTATATGCTTGTGCGTCTCAG CCTATGCTTTGTCATAGATTGGCAGAGAGCAGATCTGAGTTTTGGTCTGCTTTACCACTTGTACAGGCATTGCTTCCAG CACTTCGCCCTTCCATGAGCAGCCTTGGCGAAAATGTTGATGATACCTTTTCTCAATGGCAACAGCCTTTTGTACAACAAGCCTTGTCTCAG attgTGGCTATGTCTTGTTCGATTGTTTACCATCCTCTTCTTCATGCCTGTGCTGGTTATTTATCATCCTATTCACCATCACAT GCTAAAGCTGCTTGTGTTTTGATTGATTTGTGTTCTAGTGTGCTAGGACCTTGGATGGCCCAGGTCATTGCGAAG GTTGATCTAACTGTGGAGCTTCTAGAGGACCTTCTAGGCATAATGCAG GGTGCTCGACTTTCGCCATCCCGTGCACGAGCAGCTCTCAAATATGTTGTGCTTGCTTTGTCTGGTCACATGGATGATATGTTGGGGAAGTATAAG GAAGTTAAGCACAAAATTCTCTTTCTTCTCGAGATGCTTGAACCTTTTATTGATCCTGCAATCTATGCACCACGGAGTACGATAGCCTTTGGGGATGTTTCTTTCACATTTATGGAAAACCAGGAACAATCTTGTGTAGTTGCTCTGAACATCATCCGTATAGCTGTCCAAAAGCCAGCTGTTCTTTCTTCTTTAGAATCTGAATGGAGGCGTGGGTCAGTTGCTCCTAG TGTACTTCTCTCAATATTGGAACCTCACATGCAGCTGCCTCCTGAAATTGACCTTTGCAAATCCccaatttctaaattttttgagCATGAAATGTTAACTGCTTCATCCCATTCTTCTGTTCGTTATTCAGGAACGTCTTCTAAATCAAACAGCCAAGATGATTCAGATGGGAAAGTTGATTCCCCTGATAGTTCTGTAAAGATGGATATATTTGAAGATGCCAGTCTTCTTTTTGCTCCCGTGGAATTACGAACCATAGTCCTGACAAATGTTTCTGGCAGTCCCAAGGAACATATCTTGGATTCCAGCTGTGAGGATCCCAGCTCTGAATTGAAGCGTGCAGTTGAGAAAAAATTTACTGATCTGTTTCCAAACGGTTTAGTATTAGATGCTGATGCCCATTCTGAATACTTCAACTTGCAAGCAGACTATTTTCAACTCATCAGTTATGGTGACTGTGAACTTAGGGCTTCTGAGTTTCGGCGCCTAGCTTTGGATTTACACTCGCAGAATGATATGGCTCTTGAAGGTCATGATGCTGCTGTAGATGCATTGCTTCTGGCTGCAGAGTGCTATGTGAATCCATTTTTCATGATGTCTTTCAGATCCAGTCCAAAGATAACAAGCCCAGTGATTGCTAATGAGAGAAGTACAAAAAGTTATGAGATCCGAGAATTGGGGATTTCTTCTAAGAAGAATATTTTTGACTTGGAAAAAATAGCTCTTCTTGAAAAGAAAAGGGACAAAATTGTTCTTCAAATACTGCTTGAGGCTGCTGAATTAGACAGGAAGTTTCAGAGAAGCCTGCCAGATGGGGAATCTGTTCCACCACACCTCGAAGATATTGATGGGCAAGTCATAGACTTGACTTCTAATGATGTAGAATGTGCAGATGCTGTAACTTTGATTCGACAAAATCAAGCTCTGCTGTGTAGTTTTCTTATTCGATGGTTGAAAAAAGAGCAACATTCAATGCATGAAATTCTTATGCATTGCCTTATCTTTTTGTTGCATTCAGCTACACATCTTTACTGTGCTCCTGAAGAAGTAATTGATATCATATTAGGTTCTGCTGAATACCTTAATGCAATGCTAACATCATTCTACCACCAGTCCAAAGTAGGCAATCTGCAGTTGGATGTGGAAAAGATACACGGGGTGCAACGCCGCTGGGCATTACTTCAAAGATTAGTAATTGCTTCAAGTGTCGGTGAGGGGTCAGAGTTTGCTGTCAATGTCAACAGCAGATATCGGTGTGGAAGCTTGATTCCACTGTCAGCCTGGGTGCAAAGAATATCTGTATTTTCTCACAGTTCTTATCCCCTTGTTAGATTTCTTGGATGGATGGCAATATCTCGTAATGCAGAACAGTTTATAAAGGAACGGCTTTTCCTTGCTTCAGATCTGTCACAACTAACTTGTTTACTTGCTATATTTTCTGACGAGCTTGCAGCAGTAGATAATGTTCTCAACCAAGAAAAACATGGGAGAATTGGACAATTAGGGTTCAATCAAGATTCTCCAATCCATCAGAGGTTTGAGTTTTCGGATCAGCAACATGGAGATCAGTCTTTTCGTGCTATTTATCCTGACATTAATAAGTTCTTTCCAAATTTAAAGAAACAATTTGAAACATTTGGGGAACACATTTTGGAGGCTGTTGGATTGCAACTGCAATCTCTATCTTCCACTGTTGTGCCTGATATCTTGTGTTGGTTCTCTGATGTGTGCTCATGGCAATTGCTCCGTAACAGTCATGTTACGTCTCATACTGTTTCTGATCATTTGAAAGGCTATGTTGCAAAAAATGCCAAAGCAATCATCTTTTATATACTTGAAGCCATTGTTACTGAGCACATGGAAGCCATGGTACCAGAGATGCCAAGAGTGGTGCAAATATTGGTCTCTCTCTGTAGAGCCTCGTACTGTGATGTGCCATTTCTCGAGTCTATAATGTGCCTTTTAAAGCCACTTATATCATATTCTTTCAGCAAGGTGCCTGATGAAGAAAAGACATTGGTTGATGATTGTTGTCTTAATTTTGAATCACTTTGTTTTCAGGAGCTTTTTGTTAACATTAGACAGAAAAATGAGAATGGAGATGTACCTGCAGAAAAAGAATACTGCAAAGCACTGATGATTTTCATCCTGGCTTCTGTGTTCAATGATTTATCTTTTCAACGAAGAAGAGAGATATTGAATTCCTTGACTTTGTGGGCAGATTTTACTTCTTTTGAGCCAACCACTTCTTTCCATGACTACCTTTGTGCTTTTCAGACAGTTTTGGAGAGCTGCAAAGTTCTGTTAGTTCAGACTTTAAGAGTCTTCGGGTTTCTACCAATTCAGTTGGACAAATTTTATGATGTTAACGAAGGATCACTTCCTGACAGTAGCTTGGAAAAGGGTTCGTGGTTTCTTAGTGATATCTACCACAATTCTAATTCTGAGAAGATGGAAAGGGATGACTTTGATTTTGTAGCTTCAAAACAACAGGATTATCATTTATCTGTGGAGGAAGTAAAAGACTTCTCTAAAGGCTTGGAAAACATCCTTGCAAAGCTAAATCCAACTTTAGAGCTCTGTTGGAATCTTCATCATCATTTGGTAAAAAAGCTGGTAATTACATCAGCTGAGTGTTTTGTGTACTCTAGATGCTTATCTTCAATTCATCCACAAGTTCAAAATGCTGAAGCTGATAGCTGTGAAAATTCTTTTGCAATTAAACCAGTTGAAGACTTCTCAGTTCATTGGAGGATTGGGATACAGGGTCTTGCTGATTTCACTTTGAAGCTCCAAGAAAGCCATTGTTGGGAAACCACATCTCTACTTCTTGATTGTCTACTTGGAGTACCCTTTTACTTTCAGCTGGACAATGTCATTGGTGCAATTTGTTGTACTATAAAATCATTTTCTTGCAGTGCGCCAAAAATTGTCTCGCGCTTGAGGTCTGATAAATGGTTGTCAACATTATTTGTGAGAGGTACTCATAATCTTCGTGAGAGTGACAGGCCTCTCACTGATCTATTAGGTACACTGCTGGGCCATGCAGAACCTGAACAGCGCTTTATAGCACTTAAACACTTGGGTCAATTGGCTGGCCAAGCTGCAAATGGAGAAGCAGTTCTGCAGTCTAAGATATTTTGTAACAACTTCACGCAACCAAGCTTGGCTTTTTCAGTCCCCGAGCCATTTCTATCACTTATGGTGTCAAGCACATGGGATCAGGTGGTTTTGTTGGCATCGTCAGATACACTACTAACCCTAAGAACTCATGCTATGGCACTGCTTCTAAGTTACATACCATATGCTTCCCAGCAACAGCTACAGTCTTTTCTTGCTGGAGCTGATAGCGTGCTTCATTTTTTGGGAAAGACTGCACTGCCAACTTGTGAGGGCCCATTACTACGGCTCTCATTAGCACTTGTTGCTGGTGCCTGCCTGTACTCATCAGCTGAAGATATTTCTTTGATACCTCAAGAAGTTTGGAGAAATATTGAGAGTATAGGGTTGTCTAGAACTG GAGGCAAGGCTGGTGATCTGGAGAAAAATGCTTGTGAAGTCCTGTGTAAATTGAGAAATGAAGGGAGTGAAGCAAAAGAG GCCTTGAGAGAAGTTCTCTATTCTAATTCTCTAAAAGAAGTTGATTCAGATTTTGGGAGCACCCGTGAAGCAATTCTTCAG GTCCTTTCTAATCTAACTTCAGTGCATTCATACTTTGAGATATTCTCAGAAAAAATGGATGAAGAGGCAATG gaacttcaggaggctGAAATAGAATTGGGCATTCTtcataaagaaaatgaagtaGAAGAATCATCAAAACAAACTAAGAAAGAGAAACAAATTTCTTCAGTTGGTG CTTCTGTAAAGCACGATAGCCGTCTCCAAGAAATCAAGGATCGCATTAGTACCTT AGAAAAAGCCAAACTCCAAGAACACATTATAGCCAACAGGCAAAGAAAGCTACTCATGAGAAGTGCACGCCGGAAATATCTAGAAGAAGCTGCTTTACGGGAAGAGGAACTTCTGCGAGAACTTGATAG GGAAAGGACAGCTGAAGCAGAAAAGGAAATCGAGAGACGGCAGCTACTTGAACTTGAACGTGCAAAAACTAGGGAGCTCCGTCACAATCTTGACATGGAGAAGGAGAGGCAAATGCAG GCCTCGAGACAGGTATCGGGAGAGGGAACATGGAAGATCAGGTAG